Below is a window of Flavobacterium sp. N2820 DNA.
ACACCAAACACCAAACCCTTTACATACTTATGGGATTTTTTGATTTCATGACTGAGGATATCGCAATTGACCTTGGCACCGCAAACACCTTAATTATTCACAACGATAAAGTTGTAATTGATAGTCCATCTATTGTGGCAAGAGACCGAATTACTGGCAAAATTATTGCTGTAGGTAAAGAGGCCAACATGATGCAAGGTAAAACACATGAAAACATTAAAACCATTCGTCCATTAAAAGATGGTGTTATTGCTGATTTCGATGCTTCGGAACAGATGATTAAATTGTTTATAAAAAGTATTCCAGCGTTAAAGAAAAAATTATTTACACCTGCGCTTCGTATGGTAATTTGTATTCCTTCGGGGATTACCGAAGTGGAAATGCGTGCAGTAAAAGAATCTGCTGAACGTGTAAACGGAAAAGAAGTATATTTAATTCATGAACCTATGGCAGCTGCAATTGGTATTGGTTTAGATATTATGCAACCAAAAGGAAATATGATTGTAGACATAGGTGGTGGAACTACAGAAATTGCAGTGATTGCGCTTGGTGGAATTGTTTGTGATAAATCGGTTAAAATTGCAGGAGACGTTTTTACGAATGATATTATTTATTACATGAGAACCCAACACAATTTATTTGTTGGAGAAACTACCGCAGAAAAAATAAAAATTCAAATTGGAGCGGCAACGGAAGATTTAGACAATGCCCCAGAAGATATGTCAGTTCAAGGAAGAGATTTACTTACGGGTAAACCGAAACAAGTAGACGTTTCTTACAGAGAAATTGCAAAAGCTTTAGACAAATCAATCCAGCGTATTGAAGATGCTGTAATGGAAACTTTATCGCAAACACCACCAGAATTAGCTGCTGACATTTACAACACAGGGATTTATCTTGCCGGTGGAGGTTCGATGCTAAGAGGATTAGATAAACGAATATCCTTAAAAACAGACTTACCTGTTTACATTGCAGAAGACCCATTAAGAGCCGTTGTACGCGGAACAGGAATGGCTTTAAAGAACATCAACAAATACAAAGGAATACTGATTAAATAAAAAATAGTCCATGCAGCAAATAATTAACTTTATCATAAAAAACAGCTATCGATTGCTGTTTTTGCTGCTTTTGGGTATATCCTTATCGCTTACCATAAAATCGCATTCGTATCATAGAAGTGAATATGTAAATTCTGCAAATGCAGTTACAGGAACTGTGTATGAGAAAATGAATGAAGCTAATGAATATTTGAGTTTAAAAGAAAAAAACAAAGAATTGGCCTCAGAAAATGCGTTGTTGAAAGAATTACTTTTCAATAAAAAAGACACATTACTTACTTCTAAAACTGTTTTTAGAAACGACTTGAATAATTTTAATGTGGTTGTAGCAAAAGCAGTAAAAAATTCTTTCAACAAAAGAGAAAATTATATCACAATAAATGCAGGAAGTCTTGCTGGAATTAAAACAGACATGGGCGTAGTGAACGACAAAGGAATTGTGGGATTGATTGAAAAAACTTCTCCAAACTATTCTACCATCCAGAGTATTTTGAATACCAAATCAAAAATCAATGCAAAAATCAAAAATTCTGATCATTTTGGATCATTGGTTTGGGATGGAAAAAATGTAGGATTTGCGCAATTAATCGATGTGCCACGTTTGGCTTCATTGCGAAAAGGTGATTCCATTGTTACTGGTGGAAATTCTGATATTTTTCCAGAGAATATTCCAATTGGAAAAATTGATAAAATTTTTATAGATAAAAAGACCAATTATTATACTATTAATGTTCGATTGTTTAACGACATGACATCTATTGGCTATGTGTATGTTATTGAAAATAAAATGAGAAAAGAGAAACAGCAATTAGAGGTAGAAACAGCAGCACCAAAAAAATAAGTGAACAATAATATTTTAAATAGCATTCGGTTTTTAGTGTTTTTAGCACTACAACTTTTGATTTTCAACAACATCAATTTGTTTGGATATCTAAATCCATATCCTTATGTATTGTTTATTCTTTTATATCCTGTTAATAGCAATAAATCGCTTTTATTGTTAAGCAGTTTTACTTTAGGTATTTTAATCGACATGTTTGCAAATTCAGGTGGTGTTCATGCAACTGCAGCCTTACTTTTAGCCTACATTAGACCCTCATTGTTCAAATTTGCATTTGGTCTAAGTTATGAATACCAAACTGTAAAAATTGCAGATAAGATTACACCCGAACGAATAACATTGCTACTGTTAGCGATATTTATACATCATTTTATTTTATTCTTTTTCGAATTTTTTAGAATTGATTTGATATTAACTGTACTTTTTAGAACACTCTTAAGTACTTTATTCACTTTTACAATTTCATTACTTATCATCTATTTAATCAAACCAAATAAACGATGAGAAAAATTGTTTTACCCGCAGTTATTATTGTAAGTTCAATTATCCTACTTACCAAAATTTTCTATTTACAAGTAATTGATGAAACTTTAAAACTTAAAGCCGAAAACAATGCTATTAAAAAAGTATTTGATTTTCCAGAGCGAGGTTATATTTATGATAGAAACGGAAAACTATTAGTTGCCAATCAGCCATCGTATGATATTATGGTCGTTCCTAGAGAAATTAAAGATATTGACACCACAGAATTTTGTAACTTATTAAACATTTCTAAGGAATATTTTATTAAAAAAATTGAAAAAGCGAACGTTTATAGCCCCCGACTCCCTTCTGTTTTTTTATCCCAATTAAACAAAGCGGAATATGCTGCATTTCAGGAAAAAGAACGAAAATTTGAAGGTTTTTATACCCAAAAAAGAGCTTTAAGAGATTATCAGGTGAAAGAATGCGCAAACATTTTCGGATTTATAACACAAGTTAATGAAGCCATCATTGATAAAAATCCGTATTACAATCCAGGAGATTTAATAGGAAAGCAAGGAGTTGAGCAAGAATATGAAGAAATTCTTCGTGGTGTTAAAGGTGTAAAATACCTGCTTAGAGACAAACACAATAAAATTATTGGCCCTTATAAAAATAGTGCATTTGACACCATTGCCCAACAGGGTAAAGACTTAACATTAACCATTGACCATGAATTGCAAAAATATGGTACCGAATTAATGATTAACAAAAGAGGTGGAATTGTAGCTATTGAACCTAAATCAGGCGAAATTTTAGCTTTAGTTTCTGCTCCAACATACGATCCTGCACTTTTAGTAGGCAGACAACGTTCAAAAAACTTCACTGCTTTATACAACGATTCAATTTCAAAACCATTGTATGATAGAAGTCTTCAAGCTACATATCCTCCTGGTTCTCCATTTAAAATTATAACCGGTTTAATTGGATTACATGAAGAAGTTATTGACGAACAAAGTACTTTTTATTGTAATGGTGGAGCAAACTTTGGTCGTTTCATGAAATGTCACTGTGGTTTACACACTTTACAATTGAACAATGGAACCTATAAATCGTGTAACAGTTATTTTGGAAACACGTATAAAAGAACCATTGAAAAATATAAAAATTCGTATTACAGTGTAGACAATTGGGCAAACCATGTAAAAAGTTTTGGCTTGGGTCAGTTTTTAGGTACTGATATGCCTATCGGTAGTAAAGGGCTAGTACCAACATCCAAAATGTACAAAAAAATGTACAATGGTGCTCCTATCAGAAGTTCATACATTATTTCAAATTCAATTGGACAAGGAGAAGTTTTAACCTCACCTATTCAGTTAGCAAATATGATGGCCGTTGTTGCAAATCAAGGATATTACTACACGCCTCACATCGTAAAAAAAATAAAAGGGCAACCTTTAGATAAAAAATTCACCACAAAACACTATTCTACTATTGACAAACAATATTTTCCGCCAATGATACAAGGATTGGCAGATGTTTATAACAACCCAATTGGAACCGCAGCTGGATTGAGAGTTGAAGGGCTAAATATCTGTGGCAAAACGGGAACAGCAGAAAACAAAATTAGAGTAGCCGGAAAAACTTATCAATTAAAGGATCACTCTATTTTTGTAGCCTTTGCGCCACAAGAAAACCCAACAATTGCAATTGCTGTGTTTATTGAAAACGGATATTGGGGAAGTCGTTGGGCAGGACCAATTGCAACCTTAATGGTTGAAAAATATGTTAATGGGCAAATAACAAGAAAAGATTTAGAAGAACGAATGCTTAACGGAAGCTTACTTCCAGAATATGAAAAAATAGAAAATATTATTTTTCAACGTTTTCCTGAGCAAAAGAAAGAAACAGACTCATTAAAAAAGACAGAAACAGCAATAGGCGAAGCCAGAAAAGAAGAAGAATCAAATTAAAATGAAAAATCAAAGCATAGGAAATAGTATCGATTGGATTTCGATTTTCATATACATTGCATTAGTGATAATGGGATGGATGACTATTTATTCTGCTTCGTTACCCATAGAAGAAACTTCAATTTTTGATTTATCCCAAACCTATGGTCGTCAAATGTTATTTATTGGATTAGCAATTCCATTAATTTTCATTGTTTTATTTACGGATGCAAAAATTTACGAACGTCTTTCCTTTGTTTTTTATGGCGTTGGTATTATTTTATTGTTAGGCCTTTTTGTGTTTGGAGTTACTAAAAAAGGGCAAACCAATTGGTATCAATTTGGAGGGTTTGGCTTTCAGCCATCAGAATTTGTTAAAATTGCAACCGGCTTATTACTCGCAAAATACATTAGTTATTCACAAATAAATTTCAAATTCACAAAACATCAAATCATAGGATTAGCTATAGTGGGACTTCCTGTATTTCTAATCTTATTACAACCCGATGCTGGAAGTGCCATGATTTTTATTTCGCTAATCTTTGTGCTTAACAGAGAAGGTTTACCAAGTTGGTATTTTATTTCAGGTATTGTAGCGATTGTTCTTTTCTTTGCTTCTTTAGTAATTCAACCTTTATATGTAGTTATAGCATTAGCAATTTTTATGATAATTCATTACATATTTAATAGAAAAATCACTCGAAACCCAATTGTCTACGGTTTATTATTTCTTGTTATGACTGCTTTCACGTATTCGGTGAGTTATGTATACGATTCGGTCTTAGAACCCCATCAAAAGGATCGTATTAATGTTCTCATTGGCGATAATGTAGATATGAAACGGGAAGGTTATAATTTAGACCAATCGATGATTGCAATTGGATCTGGTGGATTAACAGGGAAAGGTTATTTAGAAGGTACCCAAACAAAAGGAGGCTTTGTACCAGAACAACACACCGATTATATTTTTACAACCGTTGGTGAAGAATGGGGTTTTATAGGAAGTTTTACTGTAATTGCTTTATTCGTTGCCCTATTCCTAAGAATTATATATTTAGCCGAAAATCAAAAAACGAAATTTAGTAGAGTTTATGGCTATTGTGTTGCAACTTATTTATTTACTCACTTTTTTGTAAATATTGCTATGTTGATAAAATTGTTCCCAACCATTGGAGTACCACTACCCTTTTTCTCTTATGGAGGCTCAAGTTTATGGTCCTTTACAATTTTACTGTTTATTTTTATAAAACTTGATGCAAATAAAGTAAATGAATGGTAGTTTAAAAACTCCAATCTTTATAATTACTATTCATTTCAAATTTGATTTCAATTGAATCTTCTAGTTTTGGAAAAAAGTCAATTCCTGTCATTTTTTCAATTGAATCAACAGAGGTAACAAATTCATATAAAGGTGTATTAGAATTTTTATGGGGTACTAAAAATGCAATCATTCTTGAACCATCTTTAGTCAATAAAATTTTATAAAAGTAATTTGGGACTGAAACATCTTCTTTACCAATAGTTTTTAAATCGTCAGTTAAAATACCTCCAGTTATCACATAAATCCCATCATATTTTTCTGCCCAATATCTTGTCTTTTCTTCCAAACGATTCCAAACACCCGAGTTAAAATCGTGATCTTGAGGTGAAATATTAGAAGTAAAAAAAGTTTCTTTATAAGCATAATAGCTCGATTTTCTATCCCCAGCGGGGCACAAATGACCTTTATCATAACCTGATTTTTTATAATTTCTCCAATCGGCAGATTCAGTTTCCACTAATGGATCTTCAACAAAAAAAGGTCGTTCATAATTTGCATTTCCTAAATCAAAAGCATCTAAATCATAGGCAACCCATTCGCTTTGTTCATGTGCTTCAGAGTAAGAAAAAGCATATGCATCTCTTGAATAAACAGCATTGGTGGTAGATGTTGGATAAAAGTCAAAATCTTCAGGAATTGTTACAGAAGAATTACTGCTTTTATCCCTTATTTGGATATTTTCAAAATCACGAGAAACATCTTTACATGATAAAATCAAAACAATAAATAATAGAAAACTTACAATTTTTATCATTTGGCTTAGTTTTTGTTACCTTTGTAAAGGTAATTTTAAAATCCAAAATCATGAAAATAAAATTTTTAATTTTAGTAGGTTTATTTAGTTTGCAAGCCGCTATAGCCCAAGAACCTGTAGTTGATAGTGTTAAAGTTCAACAAGAAAAATTAGTGTTTGAACAACAAAAAGCAGAAAAAGAAAGAATGAAAGCTGAGCAAAAACAAATTAAAGAGGCTCAAAAAATAGAAAAAGAACGTCAAAAAGAACTAAAAAAAGCAGAAAAAGCTCAAAAAGACGCAGAAAGAGCACAGAGAAAAGCAGAAAAAGAAGTAAAAAAAGCTGAGAAGGCTGTTGCTAAAAGAGATAAGGCCAAAAAAAATGTAGACAAAGCCAAAAATAAAATTGAGCGAAACAAAAAAGATATAGAAAAAGATGAAGACAAATTTGAAAAGCTGAAAAGAAAAGGAAAACTATCTTCTGAAGACGAATTAAAATGGAGAGAGAAAATTCTGAAGAAACAAAATAAAACGTTAGATTTACAAAAAGACCTAAAAAAATCAGAAGACAAATTAAGAGAATTAGATTAAAAAAAATCCCGATTGAAAACAATCGGGATTTTTTTATGTTGAACAAGAATTAATTCATGCTTATTTTTTGTGGTAACGCTTTACCTTTTGAAGCTAATTTCATCTCCGTGATGATATTTAAAGTCTCATCCACATAAACATCTTTTTGCAAATCTTCATGCCAACGCTCACGTTTTTGTTTCAACAAAGTATCTTTTTCAAATAGCATTACTTCGTTTGGCAACGACTGAAATTTCAATTTATTGTTGTAATCTGAAATCGCTTTGAATTTTTTAATTTTTGTATCTGCAATATTCATTTGTTTTTTAAACTCATTCAAATTCAAGCTGAATACATTTTCATCTTTACGTTCAAAAATCCATTTCGCATTTTCGTCAATTAACTTGAAATTTGGATTTGATTCAATTCTTCGTTTAGAATTTGCAATAATATTTTCGTAGTTAACATTCATTGGACTGTATTTTGCTGGTTCAATTTTGTCCCAAGGCAAAGCACTTTCTTCATCACGCTCACCCATATCTAAATATGCAAAACGATCTGGAAACACAATGTCACTCTGAACACCTTCGCGCTGTGTAGAACCACCATTAATTCTGTAAAATTTTTGGATGGTAGTTTTTAAAGCACCTAAATCACCATACGAACTTCCTCTCACAAACTGATTCAAATCAATTACATTTTGGACAGTTCCTTTACCATATGAATGCTTACTTCCTACAACAATTCCTCTTTTATAATCCTGAATTGCAGCTGCAAAAATTTCTGAAGCCGAAGCTGAAAAATTATTAATCATTACTACAAGCGGTCCGTCATATTGTACTTTTTTATCTGGATCAGGTAAAATTTCAGGACTTCTTCCTGGTGCTTTTACTTGAACCACAGGTCCTTCTGGAATAAATAATCCAACCATTTTAACCACAGTTTCTAATGAACCTCCACCGTTATCGCGCAAATCCATTACAATTCCGTCTACATTTTGTTCTTTTAAACGCTCAATTTCAATGGCTACATCTTTAAATGCGTCTCTATTTTGTTTATTTTCAAAACTAATATAGAATTTTGGTAAATATATAATTCCGAATTTTTTTCCGTCTTTTTCAACTACTGATGATTTTGCAAATGTTTCTTCAGTTTCAACCTCATCTCTAATAATTGAAATTACTTTTAAAGAACCATCAACTTTTTTTACTGTTAATCTAACTTCGGTTCCTTTTGGCCCTTTAATTTTCTTAACTACATCATCTAAACGCATTCCTGCTACATCAATTGGTTCTTCTTTTCCTTGTCCAACTTTCAAAATTAAATCACCAGCTTCTAATTCTTTTCCTCTCCAAGCTGGACCTCCCGAAATTAGTTCTGAAACTTCAACCGCATCATTTTTCTTTTGTAAACGAGCGCCAATTCCTTGGAATGTTCCGCTCATGCTTACATCAAATTTTTCTTTATCCTCTGGTGAAAAATAGAATGTATGTGGATCAAATCGCTCCACAATAGAGTTTAAAAAGATTGAAAACCAATCATTTCTATCCAATTCATCTTGAATAAAATCAAAATATTCATTTAAAGATTTCAAAGAATTTTCACGTACTTCTTTCTCAATTTCATCAAATGATTTCACTTGATAAGCTACATCTTTAGCTTTCTTGTCTTCTTCTAACGTTTGTTTATCAGTAATTGAAGAAAGTGCTTGTAGTTTTAATTGTTTTCTCCATCGATCTGTCAACTCTCTTTTGCTTTTAACATACGGAAGCTTTTCATAATCAACATTAATACTTTCATTCGCATTAAAATCAAAAGGTTCTTCTAAAATATCCTTGTAAATAGTGCGTGATTCCTCCATTCTTTGTAACAAACGTGAATTGGTAATATTAAAGAACGTCAAGTCTTTATTCTTAATCATATCATCTATTTGAGTTTCATATTTGCTGAATTCATCAATATCGCTTTGCAAAAAGAAACGTTTAGTAGGATCAATTCCATCTAAATATTTTGCATAAACTTTCTTAGAAAAATCATCATTAATTTCCACCGGACTATAATGGCCCTTTTCTAAGACGAAGGTTAACAACTCTAAAAGCAACTTATCTTTTTCAGGATCTTCCTTTTTTTCATTCGGAATAAAACTCCATAACACTGCAGATAATGCAGTTATTAGCAAAATAACCTTATAATTTCTTTTCATAAATTCCACAATTCTTTTCATTAAAAAATTTTCAACTAAATTACACAAAAAATCATGCCACAAGTTAGCAAATTGCTATAAATTTTTGTTAAATCTATAAAAATAACAAAACAGAAAAAGGGTTTCGGTTTAAATTAATTAATTTAGCAAAAAATGTTTAAAATGTCAAAACCACTCATACTTGTTACAAACGACGACAGCATTGTTGCACCTGGAATTAGAGCTTTGATTGAAGTAATGAAAGAAATTGGCGACGTTGTAGTGGTTGCTCCAGACAGCCCACAAAGCGCCATGGGACACGCAATTACCATAAACAACACTCTAAAACTCGAAAAAGTACATTTGGACAAAGACCTTTCTCAAGAATACAGTTGTAGCGGAACACCTGTTGATTGTGTAAAAATTGCTGTAAATGAAATCTTGAAAAGAAAACCCGATTTATGTGTTTCTGGAATCAATCACGGATCGAATTCTTCAATTAATGTGATTTATTCTGGCACGATGAGTGCTGCTGTGGAAGCCGGAATTGAAGGAATTCCTGCTATCGGATTTTCGTTATTAGATTATAGTTGGGATGCCGATTTTGAACCGATAAAAAGCCATGTCAAGCAAATTGCTTTGGGCGTTTTAGAAAAAGGATTGCCCGAAGGTGTTATTTTAAACGTAAATTTTCCGAAATTAAGTAAAGAAAACATCAAAGGAATAAAAATTTGTCGCCAAGCAAAAGCCATGTGGCAAGAAGAATTTGACAAAAGAACGAATCCACAAGGAAAAGAATATTATTGGTTAACTGGTAAATTTGTCAATCAAGACAAAGGAACTGATACAGACGAATGGGCTTTAGAAAATGGTTATATTTCAATTGTTCCCGTTCAGTTTGATTTAACAGCACATCATGCCATTCAGCAATTGAATGCGTGGGATTTATAAAGAAAATATATGAAATCACCACTTAATAACTATTTTGCGTAAGCAAAAAACCATAATTGAAAGGTGATAACATATGTTACCAATAAAAAAATATGATTTAAACATATGAAATATTATATCATAGCAGGAGAAGCTTCGGGCGATTTACACGGCTCTAACTTAATGAAAGCGTTGTATGAAAAAGATTCAACAGCCGAAATTCGTTTTTGGGGTGGCGATTTAATGCAAAATGTAGGCGGAACTTTAGTAAAACACTATCGCGAATTAGCATTTATGGGTTTTATCGAAGTCATCATGAACCTAAAGACGATTTTGAACAACATCAAAATTTGTAAAAAAGACATTGAGGCGTTTCAACCAGATGCAATTATTTTCATTGATTACCCTGGTTTTAATATGCGCATTGCTACTTGGGCAAAAGAACGAAATATTCCAACACATTATTATATTTCACCTCAAATTTGGGCTTGGAAAGAAAATCGTATCAAAGCTATTAAACGCGATGTGGATTTTATGTATGTAATTCTTCCGTTTGAGAAGGATTTTTACGAGAAAAAACATCATTTTCCGGTTCATTTTGTTGGACATCCATTAATAGATGCCATTGCGAATCGAACTGAAATATCAGATGCCCTTTTTAGAACCGAAAATAATTTATCTAACAAACCAATAATTGCACTTTTGCCTGGAAGTAGAAAGCAAGAAATTTCAAAAATGCTTTCCATCATGCTTTCTGTTGTGAAAGATTTTCCAGAATATCAGTTTGTGATTGCAGGCGCTCCAAGTCAGGAATATGAATTTTATAAACCGTTTTTAACCAGCGATAATGTGAAATTTATTTCGAATAAAACCTATGATTTGTTGAGCCATTCGCAGGCCGCATTAGTAACTTCTGGAACTGCAACTTTAGAAACTGCCTTATTTAATGTTCCCGAAGTGGTTTGTTATAAAGGAAGTTATATTTCGTATCA
It encodes the following:
- the rodA gene encoding rod shape-determining protein RodA; this translates as MKNQSIGNSIDWISIFIYIALVIMGWMTIYSASLPIEETSIFDLSQTYGRQMLFIGLAIPLIFIVLFTDAKIYERLSFVFYGVGIILLLGLFVFGVTKKGQTNWYQFGGFGFQPSEFVKIATGLLLAKYISYSQINFKFTKHQIIGLAIVGLPVFLILLQPDAGSAMIFISLIFVLNREGLPSWYFISGIVAIVLFFASLVIQPLYVVIALAIFMIIHYIFNRKITRNPIVYGLLFLVMTAFTYSVSYVYDSVLEPHQKDRINVLIGDNVDMKREGYNLDQSMIAIGSGGLTGKGYLEGTQTKGGFVPEQHTDYIFTTVGEEWGFIGSFTVIALFVALFLRIIYLAENQKTKFSRVYGYCVATYLFTHFFVNIAMLIKLFPTIGVPLPFFSYGGSSLWSFTILLFIFIKLDANKVNEW
- the mrdA gene encoding penicillin-binding protein 2, with product MRKIVLPAVIIVSSIILLTKIFYLQVIDETLKLKAENNAIKKVFDFPERGYIYDRNGKLLVANQPSYDIMVVPREIKDIDTTEFCNLLNISKEYFIKKIEKANVYSPRLPSVFLSQLNKAEYAAFQEKERKFEGFYTQKRALRDYQVKECANIFGFITQVNEAIIDKNPYYNPGDLIGKQGVEQEYEEILRGVKGVKYLLRDKHNKIIGPYKNSAFDTIAQQGKDLTLTIDHELQKYGTELMINKRGGIVAIEPKSGEILALVSAPTYDPALLVGRQRSKNFTALYNDSISKPLYDRSLQATYPPGSPFKIITGLIGLHEEVIDEQSTFYCNGGANFGRFMKCHCGLHTLQLNNGTYKSCNSYFGNTYKRTIEKYKNSYYSVDNWANHVKSFGLGQFLGTDMPIGSKGLVPTSKMYKKMYNGAPIRSSYIISNSIGQGEVLTSPIQLANMMAVVANQGYYYTPHIVKKIKGQPLDKKFTTKHYSTIDKQYFPPMIQGLADVYNNPIGTAAGLRVEGLNICGKTGTAENKIRVAGKTYQLKDHSIFVAFAPQENPTIAIAVFIENGYWGSRWAGPIATLMVEKYVNGQITRKDLEERMLNGSLLPEYEKIENIIFQRFPEQKKETDSLKKTETAIGEARKEEESN
- the surE gene encoding 5'/3'-nucleotidase SurE — its product is MSKPLILVTNDDSIVAPGIRALIEVMKEIGDVVVVAPDSPQSAMGHAITINNTLKLEKVHLDKDLSQEYSCSGTPVDCVKIAVNEILKRKPDLCVSGINHGSNSSINVIYSGTMSAAVEAGIEGIPAIGFSLLDYSWDADFEPIKSHVKQIALGVLEKGLPEGVILNVNFPKLSKENIKGIKICRQAKAMWQEEFDKRTNPQGKEYYWLTGKFVNQDKGTDTDEWALENGYISIVPVQFDLTAHHAIQQLNAWDL
- a CDS encoding carboxy terminal-processing peptidase: MKRIVEFMKRNYKVILLITALSAVLWSFIPNEKKEDPEKDKLLLELLTFVLEKGHYSPVEINDDFSKKVYAKYLDGIDPTKRFFLQSDIDEFSKYETQIDDMIKNKDLTFFNITNSRLLQRMEESRTIYKDILEEPFDFNANESINVDYEKLPYVKSKRELTDRWRKQLKLQALSSITDKQTLEEDKKAKDVAYQVKSFDEIEKEVRENSLKSLNEYFDFIQDELDRNDWFSIFLNSIVERFDPHTFYFSPEDKEKFDVSMSGTFQGIGARLQKKNDAVEVSELISGGPAWRGKELEAGDLILKVGQGKEEPIDVAGMRLDDVVKKIKGPKGTEVRLTVKKVDGSLKVISIIRDEVETEETFAKSSVVEKDGKKFGIIYLPKFYISFENKQNRDAFKDVAIEIERLKEQNVDGIVMDLRDNGGGSLETVVKMVGLFIPEGPVVQVKAPGRSPEILPDPDKKVQYDGPLVVMINNFSASASEIFAAAIQDYKRGIVVGSKHSYGKGTVQNVIDLNQFVRGSSYGDLGALKTTIQKFYRINGGSTQREGVQSDIVFPDRFAYLDMGERDEESALPWDKIEPAKYSPMNVNYENIIANSKRRIESNPNFKLIDENAKWIFERKDENVFSLNLNEFKKQMNIADTKIKKFKAISDYNNKLKFQSLPNEVMLFEKDTLLKQKRERWHEDLQKDVYVDETLNIITEMKLASKGKALPQKISMN
- the mreC gene encoding rod shape-determining protein MreC encodes the protein MQQIINFIIKNSYRLLFLLLLGISLSLTIKSHSYHRSEYVNSANAVTGTVYEKMNEANEYLSLKEKNKELASENALLKELLFNKKDTLLTSKTVFRNDLNNFNVVVAKAVKNSFNKRENYITINAGSLAGIKTDMGVVNDKGIVGLIEKTSPNYSTIQSILNTKSKINAKIKNSDHFGSLVWDGKNVGFAQLIDVPRLASLRKGDSIVTGGNSDIFPENIPIGKIDKIFIDKKTNYYTINVRLFNDMTSIGYVYVIENKMRKEKQQLEVETAAPKK
- a CDS encoding rod shape-determining protein MreD; amino-acid sequence: MNNNILNSIRFLVFLALQLLIFNNINLFGYLNPYPYVLFILLYPVNSNKSLLLLSSFTLGILIDMFANSGGVHATAALLLAYIRPSLFKFAFGLSYEYQTVKIADKITPERITLLLLAIFIHHFILFFFEFFRIDLILTVLFRTLLSTLFTFTISLLIIYLIKPNKR
- a CDS encoding DNA/RNA non-specific endonuclease, with the translated sequence MIKIVSFLLFIVLILSCKDVSRDFENIQIRDKSSNSSVTIPEDFDFYPTSTTNAVYSRDAYAFSYSEAHEQSEWVAYDLDAFDLGNANYERPFFVEDPLVETESADWRNYKKSGYDKGHLCPAGDRKSSYYAYKETFFTSNISPQDHDFNSGVWNRLEEKTRYWAEKYDGIYVITGGILTDDLKTIGKEDVSVPNYFYKILLTKDGSRMIAFLVPHKNSNTPLYEFVTSVDSIEKMTGIDFFPKLEDSIEIKFEMNSNYKDWSF
- the lpxB gene encoding lipid-A-disaccharide synthase; this translates as MKYYIIAGEASGDLHGSNLMKALYEKDSTAEIRFWGGDLMQNVGGTLVKHYRELAFMGFIEVIMNLKTILNNIKICKKDIEAFQPDAIIFIDYPGFNMRIATWAKERNIPTHYYISPQIWAWKENRIKAIKRDVDFMYVILPFEKDFYEKKHHFPVHFVGHPLIDAIANRTEISDALFRTENNLSNKPIIALLPGSRKQEISKMLSIMLSVVKDFPEYQFVIAGAPSQEYEFYKPFLTSDNVKFISNKTYDLLSHSQAALVTSGTATLETALFNVPEVVCYKGSYISYQIAKRIITLKYISLVNLIMDKEVVKELIQEELNTKNLKIELKKILNPENRTVLLKNYAELKQNLGGEGASRKTAELIVNSMKK
- a CDS encoding rod shape-determining protein is translated as MGFFDFMTEDIAIDLGTANTLIIHNDKVVIDSPSIVARDRITGKIIAVGKEANMMQGKTHENIKTIRPLKDGVIADFDASEQMIKLFIKSIPALKKKLFTPALRMVICIPSGITEVEMRAVKESAERVNGKEVYLIHEPMAAAIGIGLDIMQPKGNMIVDIGGGTTEIAVIALGGIVCDKSVKIAGDVFTNDIIYYMRTQHNLFVGETTAEKIKIQIGAATEDLDNAPEDMSVQGRDLLTGKPKQVDVSYREIAKALDKSIQRIEDAVMETLSQTPPELAADIYNTGIYLAGGGSMLRGLDKRISLKTDLPVYIAEDPLRAVVRGTGMALKNINKYKGILIK